The Ehrlichia chaffeensis str. Arkansas DNA segment ATACTGCTAGAATGGAAGATATAGAGGATTCTTATGAGGAAGAATTCTTGGATGATGATGAACAATATGATCTAGATGATATTTATTATGAAGATGAGATAATTGATATTCAGGAAAACGTAGATGGTGCTATTTATACTGCTAGAATGGAAGATATAGAGGATTCTTATGAGGAAGAATTCTTGGATGATGATGAACAATATGATCTAGATGATATTTATTATGAAGATGAGATAATTGATATTCAGGAAAACGTAGATGGTGCTATTTATACTGCTAGAATGGAAGATATAGAGGATTCTTATGAGGAAGAATTCTCGGATGAAGATGAGCAGTATGATGACAATGAACAATATGATCCGGATGAGGAAGAAGAGGATTATGATGATATTTTGTATGAGGAAGATGATTATGGTCAGGTAGATGGTGATGAACTGCTTGATGATGAAAGTCTCGATGAAGGTAAAAATGTATTCCTAGAGGAATATGATGTACCTCAGTATGGTCAAGATGTTGCTGACCAAAATCAAGAAGTAGATGATAAGACTTTACTCAAGTCTGGTAATGCAAAAGATCAGCAGTTAAAAGCTCCAGATAAGAATGCTACAAATGAAACTGATGGTAAAAAAAAACTCCTGAAGTATTAAAAGATGCATTTCAAGTACAAAATAAAGTGGAAAAAAGTAATGTTTCATACAAATGGCCGTTTACAAGAAATGTTATAGAAGAGATTGAAAGATCGAAATATGATGAAATGAATGAACATCTTCCAAAAATATATACTGTTGAGGATTATTACATACAAATTTTTTACTGTATAATGCAAAGTGATGTTTCTGGATTGAGATCTTTAATTAATAAATTGCAAGAATTAGGTGTAAGTTTATCAACTATACTATATGAAGTACGGACTTTAGATGTTGGAGATAATTTATTAACTTATGCTGTAAAACAAAAAAAATTGGATATAGTGAGGTTCCTATTATCAATAGGTGCTAATTCAAATGTTGCAAATTATAATAATGAAACTCCTTTAAGTATATCTATAGAAAATGGTAGTATGGACATAGCTCATGCTATACTTGTTGCGCAGTAAAAGTTTTCTACATAAGTTGTTACAGACATTAATATATGCTGTATGTTTCGATCTTAATTATGTAGGTTTTTTATAATGTTTAACAGTTTTTGGAATTTTATAATTCAATTTGATGATGTGCTAGTTTAACGTCATTAATTTTACTTAGTTAATTTGATATACATAAGTGTACTATGTTGATGTTTTTATGTATCATCAATATTTACTGGATTATTGAAAGCAATATTCAATGCTTATGGGAGGCGTATTGTGAATAGTAAAGAATTTTGTGATAAGAAATTAGTGCACATTAATGGATTTTCAATGATATTTTGGTGTATTGTTTTTATTTTGTTGTTGTTGTCTGGTATATACTATGGAAATTTTTTTATTGTGTTACCAATGTCTCTAGTGTCGTTAATTTGTACATTTATTATTCCAAGTGGATTTTTTGTGAATAATCCTAATGAAGCAAAAGTTGTTGAATTTTTTGGAAATTATATTGGGACTATATTTAAGTCAGGTTTTTTTTGGACTATTCCCTTTGTTCGCATGAGGTCAATTTCATTAAAGGTGAGAAATGTTAATACAAGTAAGATCAAAGTAAATGATTTTAATGGTAATCCAATAGAGATAGCTGCAGTAGTTGTGTGGCGAGTTGTGAGTCCTGCAAAAGCTTGTCTTAATGTGAGTGATTATCAAGAGTTTATTAATATTCAAAATGAAGCTGCGGTTAGGGAATTAGCTGGTAGCTATCCATATGATGCTGAAGATAATAGTGAATCTTTACGTAATAATTCGACAAAGATCTCGTCTAAGTTACGTGATATGTTACAGAATAGATTAGATTTGGTAGGTGTTATTGTAGAGGATGCACGAATATCACATTTAGCTTACTCTTCTGAGATAGCTCAAATTATGTTAAGAAGGCAGCAAGCAAAAGCTATTACTAATGCTAGAGGATATATAGTAAGAAATGCAATCATTATGGTAGACGAGATATTAAAGCATTTTGAATTGCAATATCAAATTAATCTTTCTGATGAGCAAAAAGTTAAACTTGTGAATAACCTTTTAGTATCTTTAATCTCAGAGCAAGGAACTCAACCTACTATTAATATAGAATAATATGTATTAGTATATTTTCAA contains these protein-coding regions:
- a CDS encoding SPFH domain-containing protein, producing the protein MNSKEFCDKKLVHINGFSMIFWCIVFILLLLSGIYYGNFFIVLPMSLVSLICTFIIPSGFFVNNPNEAKVVEFFGNYIGTIFKSGFFWTIPFVRMRSISLKVRNVNTSKIKVNDFNGNPIEIAAVVVWRVVSPAKACLNVSDYQEFINIQNEAAVRELAGSYPYDAEDNSESLRNNSTKISSKLRDMLQNRLDLVGVIVEDARISHLAYSSEIAQIMLRRQQAKAITNARGYIVRNAIIMVDEILKHFELQYQINLSDEQKVKLVNNLLVSLISEQGTQPTINIE
- a CDS encoding ankyrin repeat domain-containing protein, which encodes MEKSNVSYKWPFTRNVIEEIERSKYDEMNEHLPKIYTVEDYYIQIFYCIMQSDVSGLRSLINKLQELGVSLSTILYEVRTLDVGDNLLTYAVKQKKLDIVRFLLSIGANSNVANYNNETPLSISIENGSMDIAHAILVAQ